Part of the Streptomyces sp. NBC_01460 genome, GGCCGCTGTTGATGTCGCCCGTGTCCACGGGCCGGGCGCCGAGGCCTATCGCCTCGCGCTCGGCCTCGTCCATGTCCCCCGGGTCCACCAGTATGCGCAGATGCGCCTGCTGGGAGTCCTCCGGGCGCGGCCAGCTCGGCGGTGCGTAGCCGTGGTCGCGCCGGACGGCCAGGTGCACACCGGTGTTGCCGACGATCTCGACGAAGTCGGGATCGCTCCCGATCCGCGTCTCCGCTTCGAGGAGAGCCGCGTAGAACTGCGCGAGCTCCATGGGTTCGGCGCAGTCCAGGACCAGAACGCTCGTTTTCCCGACAGTCATGCTCCATCGCTACCCCCGATGGGGCGTCACACGCCGGGAACCGCCGGGCAACGTCCCTGCGGGGCGGGGAGATCCGGAGGGGCGGACACCCGCTCCCCGTGACCGGCGGGCGCGCGACATCCGGGCGCACGGCGCGCCCGGGGTGACGATCGGCGGACCGCGGCCTAGGGTGCGGATCATGGCAGCAAGCGCGGGTGACCGGGACACAGGCTCTGCCGGGCCCGGCCCCTCCGACCCCCGTCGCTGGCGCGCCCTCGCCGTCTGCCTGGTGGCGGGGTTCATGACCCTCCTGGACGTCTCCATCGTCAACGTGGCGCTGCCGTCCATCAAGGAGGGGCTCGACACCCCGGAGTCGGACCTCCAGTGGGTGCTCTCCGGCTACGCGCTCGCCTTCGGCCTCGTCCTCGTCCCGGGCGGACGCCTCGGCGACGCCCGGGGGCGCCGCGCGGTGTTCATGTGGGGACTGGCCCTTTTCACGCTGGCCTCCGCGGCCTGCGGGGCCGCCCAGTCCAGTCTCTGGCTCGTCGTCGCCCGCCTCCTCCAGGGCGCGGCCGGCGGGCTGCTCTCCCCCCAGATCTCCGCGCTCATCCAGCAGATGTTCTCCGGACGGGAGCGGGGCCGCGCCTTCGGTATGTTCGGCACCGTCGTGGGCATCTCCACCGCCGTCGGCCCGCTGCTGGGCGGCCTCCTGATCCAGGGGGCCGGGGCGCAGGAGGGCTGGCGCTGGGTGTTCTACGTCAACCTCCCGATCGGGATCGTCTGCCTCCTGCTGGCCAGGCGGCTCCTCCCGGACACCCCCTCGGCGACCCGGGTGCGCCCGCGCGACCTGGACCCCGTCGGCGTCCTGCTGCTCGGGGCGGGGGTCCTCACCCTGCTCCTGCCCTTCGTCCAGGCCCAGCAGTGGCCCGGCGACGGCAAGTGGCTGCTCGTCCCGGTCGCCGTGGTCCTGCTCGCGGCGTTCGTCGCCTGGGAGGCCCGCTGCGCGCGCCGCAACATCCAGCCGGTGCTGAACCTGTCGCTCTTCCGGCTCCGGTCCTTCTGGCTCGGCTGCCTGATGATCCTGCTGTACTTCGCCGGATTCACCTCGATCTTCTTCATCAGCACCCTCTACCTGCAGTCCGGGCTGCACTACAGCGCCCTGGAGGCCGGCCTCGCGATCACCCCGTTCGCCCTGGGCGCGGGCGCGTCGGCGAGCATCGGTGGCCGGCTGGTCGGCCGCTTCGGCCGGCCCCTCATCGTCGTCGGACTCGTCATGGTGGCCGCCGGGCTCGGACTCACGGCCCTGGCCGCGCACCTGGTGCCGGGGAGGGGCGCCGGGCTCGCCATGGCGGCCCCGCTGCTGCTGGCCGGACTGGGCAGCGGACTCGTCATCGCGCCCAACCAGACCCTCACCCTCGCCGAGGTGCCCGTGAACAACGCGGGCAGCGCCGGCGGCACCCTGCAGACCAGCCAGCGCGTCGGCTCGTCCATCGGCATCGCCGCGGTGGGCTCGGTCTTCTTCGCGCAGCTGGGCCCCGGCGACTGGGCGGACGCCTACGACCACGGGCTCCTCGTCTCCGTCGCGTTCGTCCTCGCGGGCCTCGTCGTGGCCCTCGCGGACGTCGTCGCGGGCAGGCGGGGAAGGAGACGTTCCGAGACGTCCGACGCCACGGGCGCCGATGCCACCGACGCCCCGAGGGGAACATCATGAGCGACACCGAGGACCGGGAGCAGGACGGGAACACCTCCTACGGCCACAAGCCCTTCAAGCGCTCCCGCAGCCACTTCGCCGACCGCGTCACCGCCGACGGCCGTGACGGCTGGCCCGTCGAGTCCGGCCGCTACCGCCTGGTCGTCAGCCGCGCCTGCCCCTGGGCGAGCCGCGCCCTGGTCTCACGGAGGCTGCTGGGACTGGAGAGCGCCCTCTCCCTGGCCGTCGCCGACCCCGTCCAGGACGACCGCAGCTGGCGCTTCACCCTCGACGAGGGCGGCAAGGACCCGGTGCTCGGCATCGGGTACCTGAGCGAGGCGTACGACGCACGCGAGCGCGGCTACCCGGGAGGGGTCAGCGTGCCCGCGATCGTCGACGTACCGACCCGGGCCCTGGTCACCAACGACTACCAGCGGATCACGCTCGACCTGGCCACCGAGTGGACCGCCCTGCACCGCCCCGGCGCCCCCGACCTCTACCCGGAGCGCCTCCGCGACGAGATCGACACGGTCATGGACGGCGTCTACCGGGACGTCAACAACGGGGTCTACCGCGCCGGGTTCGCCGCGGGACAGGGCGAGTACGAAGCGGCGTACGTCGATGTGTTCCGCCGCCTCGACCTCGTCTCCGAACGCCTCGCCGGGCAGCGCTACCTGGTCGGCGACACGATCACCGAGGCCGACATCCGGCTCTTCACCACCCTGGTGCGCTTCGACGCCGTCTACCACGGGCACTTCAAGTGCAACCGCTCCAAGATCGCCGAGGACCGTGTCCTGTGGGCGTACGTCCGCGACCTCTACCAGACCCCCGGCTTCGGTGACACCGTCGACTTCGACCACATCAAGCGGCACTACTACCAGGTGCACACCGGCATCAACCCGACCGGCATCGTGCCCCTCGGCCCCGACCTGTCCGGCTGGCTCACCCCGCACCACCGGGAGCAGCTGGGCGGCCGCCCGTTCGGTGACGGCACCCCGCCCGGACCGGTGCCGCCGGGCGAGGAGGTCCCGGC contains:
- a CDS encoding VOC family protein, whose protein sequence is MTVGKTSVLVLDCAEPMELAQFYAALLEAETRIGSDPDFVEIVGNTGVHLAVRRDHGYAPPSWPRPEDSQQAHLRILVDPGDMDEAEREAIGLGARPVDTGDINSGPRDVRVYTDPAGHSFSLSVYPARRTES
- a CDS encoding MFS transporter, which produces MAASAGDRDTGSAGPGPSDPRRWRALAVCLVAGFMTLLDVSIVNVALPSIKEGLDTPESDLQWVLSGYALAFGLVLVPGGRLGDARGRRAVFMWGLALFTLASAACGAAQSSLWLVVARLLQGAAGGLLSPQISALIQQMFSGRERGRAFGMFGTVVGISTAVGPLLGGLLIQGAGAQEGWRWVFYVNLPIGIVCLLLARRLLPDTPSATRVRPRDLDPVGVLLLGAGVLTLLLPFVQAQQWPGDGKWLLVPVAVVLLAAFVAWEARCARRNIQPVLNLSLFRLRSFWLGCLMILLYFAGFTSIFFISTLYLQSGLHYSALEAGLAITPFALGAGASASIGGRLVGRFGRPLIVVGLVMVAAGLGLTALAAHLVPGRGAGLAMAAPLLLAGLGSGLVIAPNQTLTLAEVPVNNAGSAGGTLQTSQRVGSSIGIAAVGSVFFAQLGPGDWADAYDHGLLVSVAFVLAGLVVALADVVAGRRGRRRSETSDATGADATDAPRGTS
- a CDS encoding glutathione S-transferase family protein; translated protein: MSDTEDREQDGNTSYGHKPFKRSRSHFADRVTADGRDGWPVESGRYRLVVSRACPWASRALVSRRLLGLESALSLAVADPVQDDRSWRFTLDEGGKDPVLGIGYLSEAYDARERGYPGGVSVPAIVDVPTRALVTNDYQRITLDLATEWTALHRPGAPDLYPERLRDEIDTVMDGVYRDVNNGVYRAGFAAGQGEYEAAYVDVFRRLDLVSERLAGQRYLVGDTITEADIRLFTTLVRFDAVYHGHFKCNRSKIAEDRVLWAYVRDLYQTPGFGDTVDFDHIKRHYYQVHTGINPTGIVPLGPDLSGWLTPHHREQLGGRPFGDGTPPGPVPPGEEVPARGRP